In the Hylaeus volcanicus isolate JK05 chromosome 1, UHH_iyHylVolc1.0_haploid, whole genome shotgun sequence genome, one interval contains:
- the LOC128876554 gene encoding glutamic acid-rich protein-like produces the protein MSYGKLNFAFYITSYCLYLSLVSVSTQASSKNTYAEQLSEENWDRMLIGEWMVEFYAPWCPACKALEPVWEHLASLKKNLNINVGKVDVTDSPGLSGRFMVTALPTIYHVKDGIFRQYKSPRDKDSLVEFVSEKTWEKIEPIPGWKSPTSIMMSVISQFYKMSQVLRGVHNKLMEDFGVPTWGSYLIFAVTTIVLGAILGLFIVCLIDFIYPPKPVTLQGEKKQKDGSGGFMQEKSIQDEEIVENVKDDLVDEESEGETSDVEEKEKDTDKDSKPEPSSPNVRKRKPRKYILSKQAIMVKNIKKRAISESEAVGKVGELNTNKAQKKAKVENGAVRNDKGIKKDALKKLATEKKKEQGMGVVQSSVKKPVGEVSTDKNKKKMLDGKEEKQQKVKQQRLQYREKRKLNRQQKTQPGTKPELSVAEIKHKIEDIEKRGNLTKTAKRKLATLKKVLGIKEGTYKPKEQVAKKKAGNKSVEVAKKKQIQNNEQKKKLPEKPELKMNKVNKKKNPKQGNLLLVKQNDSDEDEDDDDDDDDDDDVETDNDVEEEDEEDVDIDAEEEEEEEDDDDDDEDEEENSEDDEDDDDDEAEVDDEATTNNIQSPSAKEKSKQNTEQEGKKKRYVLFVGNLPYSITNEELKKHFLTKVSQVIDIRIPKKDANTSRGFAYVELANNTDYEKALALNHSFVNGRRINVQYSGGAGNKKEVVAKNFKLQALQKAGKLAGGYKKNNQKFGGKKWKQHRQTTKT, from the exons ATGTCGTAcggtaaattgaattttgcattttacaTCACaagttattgtttatatttgagTCTTGTAAGCGTTAGTACACAGGCATCGTCGAAAAATACTTACGCGGAACAACTTTCCGAAGAGAACTGGGATCGTATGCTGATCGGAGAATGGATGGTGGAATT ttatGCGCCGTGGTGTCCTGCTTGTAAAGCACTCGAACCAGTTTGGGAACATCTTGCttcgttaaagaaaaatctaaATATCAATGTTGGAAAAGTTGACGTGACCGATTCTCCAGGACTAAGTGGAAGATTTATGGTTACAGCTTTGCCAACGATATATCA tGTTAAGGATGGTATATTTAGGCAATATAAAAGTCCTAGAGATAAAGACTCTTTGGTTGAATTTGTATCTGAAAAGACTTgggaaaaaattgaaccgaTACCTGGTTGGAAAAGCCCAACTTCTATTATGATGTCTGTTATTAGTCAATTCTATAAAATGTCACAAGTATTACgg GGTGTACACAATAAACTTATGGAAGACTTTGGAGTGCCTACATGGGGAAGTTACTTAATCTTTGCAGTTACAACTATCGTGTTAGGCGCTATATTGGGATTG TTTATCGTTTGCTTGATCGATTTTATATATCCGCCAAAACCTGTAACGCTGCAAGgcgaaaagaaacagaaagatGGATCAGGTGGATTCATGCAAGAGAAAAGTATACAGGACGAAGAAATagttgaaaatgttaaagaCGATTTAGTAGACGAAGAATCTGAAGGGGAAACATCCGACgtagaagagaaagaaaaagatacgGACAAAGATTCAAAGCCTGAACCGAGTAGTCCGAATGTCCGCAAGCGTAAGCCACGTAAA TATATATTGAGTAAGCAAGCAATCatggttaaaaatataaagaaacgcGCGATAAGCGAAAGCGAGGCTGTTGGGAAGGTAGGTGaattaaatacgaataaagCACAAAAAAAAGCGAAGGTAGAAAATGGAGCTGTGCGAAATGATAAAGGTATTAAAAAAGATGCATTGAAGAAATTGGCGaccgaaaagaagaaagagcaAGGTATGGGCGTAGTGCAAAGTTCTGTAAAGAAGCCAGTGGGTGAAGTTAGTAcagacaaaaataagaaaaaaatgttagatgGCAAAGaggaaaaacaacaaaaagtaaaacagCAAAGATTACAGTATCGTGAGAAACGTAAATTGAATAGACAACAAAAAACTCAACCTGGAACAAAACCTGAGTTATCCGTTGCAGAGATAAAACACAAAATCGAAGATATAGAGAAGCGAGGAAATCTAACAAAAACTGCTAAGAGAAAATTAGCAACATTAAAGAAAGTGTTAGGAATAAAAGAAGGAACATACAAGCCAAAGGAACaagttgcaaaaaaaaaggcagGTAATAAATCAGTAGAAGTtgcaaaaaagaaacaaatccaaaataatgaacaaaagaaaaagttaccAGAAAAGCCAGAACTTAAGAtgaataaagttaataaaaaaaagaaccctAAACAGGGCAATTTACTtcttgtaaaacaaaatgattcagatgaagatgaagatgatgatgatgatgatgatgatgatgatgatgttGAGACAGATAATGATGTAGAAGAAGAGGATGAGGAAGATGTTGATATTGAcgcggaggaggaggaggaggaggaggatgatgatgatgacgacgaggacgaagaGGAGAACAGTGAAGATGATGAagatgacgatgacgacgaaGCAGAGGTTGATGATGAAGCTACgacaaataatattcaaagtcCTAGCGCGAAGGAAAAATCAAAACAGAATACAGAgcaagaaggaaagaaaaaaagatatgtTCTTTTTGTAGGAAATCTACCATACAG catTACTAACGAAGAACTTAAAAAGCACTTTTTGACTAAAGTCAGTCAAGTAATCGATATCAGAATACCTAAAAAAGACGCGAATACATCGCGTGGATTCGCTTATGTTGAGCTTGCTAATAATACAGATTACGAG aaagCACTTGCGCTGAATCATTCATTTGTTAACGGACGACGAATAAATGTGCAATATTCCGGAGGTGCTGGTAACAAAAAAGAAGTTGTCgcgaagaattttaaattacaggCCCTTCAAAAAGCAGGAAAATTGGCAGGTggatataagaaaaataaccAGAAATTTGGTGGAAAGAAGTGGAAACAACATAGGCAAACGACGAAAACATAA
- the LOC128884442 gene encoding DNA methyltransferase 1-associated protein 1 isoform X1, translating into MADVRDILDIEVPTTSELTKESIIGTDKKNRKKYEYKVPKRPEGMHREVFALLCKDNNDVPPLFPTDTAKGYKQVRAKLGMKKVRPWKWTLFTNPARTDGAVFHHWRRVADAGKEYPFAKFNKKVPIPTYTNAEYVQHLVTNGWTRAETDHLFDLCRRFDLRFIIIKDRWDRTKFPARTVEDLKERYYQVCAALTKAKSHTDKVYIFDAEHEKRRKEQLKKLFERTPEQVEEEQMLLAELRKIEQRKKERDRKTQDLQKLITAADHQADPRKNERKPTKKSGASARNRPNKTDTSHTVESAGIKFPDFKNSGVSLRSQRIKLPSSLGQKKMKGIEQMLNELRLELNPPPTEQICQQFNELRSDIVLHYELRSALSTCDYELQSLRHQYEALAPGKTLTIPPALLPKTEPEVKADIIDVVGSPSMPTVTH; encoded by the exons ATGGCAGATGTACGTGATATATTAGATATCGAGGTACCCACTACCAGTGAACTTACAAAAGAATCGATTATAGGCACCGACAAAAAGAATcggaaaaaatatgaatacaaAGTACCGAAAAGGCCGGAGGGCATGCATCGCGAAGTGTTTGCATTGTTGTGTAAGGACAACAACGACGTACCACCACTGTTTCCGACGGATACAGCGAAAGGATATAAACAAGTTCGAGCCAAGCTTGGTATGAAAAAAGTTAGGCCATGGAAATGGACGCTGTTCACTAATCCCGCGAGAACGGATGGCGCAGTTTTCCATCATTGGAGACGAGTCGCGGATGCAGGGAAAGAATATCCCTTTgctaaattcaataaaaaggTTCCTATTCCGACGTATACCAATGCAGAATATGTTCAACATTTGGTTACAAATGGTTGGACTAGAGCAGAGACCGATCACCTGTTCGATTTGTGTAGAAGGTTCGATCTTAGGTTTATTATAATCAAAGATAGATGGGATCGAACAAAGTTTCCTGCAAGAACTGTAGAGGATTTAAAAGAAAG GTATTATCAAGTGTGTGCTGCTTTAACCAAGGCAAAGTCTCACACCGATAAGGTTTATATATTTGATGCAGAACACGAAAAACGTAGGAAAGAACAATTAAAGAAGTTGTTCGAGAGAACGCCCGAACAAGTGGAAGAAGAACAAATGCTACTGGccgaattaagaaaaattgaacaaagaaAGAAGGAGAGGGATAGGAAAACGCAAgacttacaaaaattaataacggCAGCCGATCATCAAGCCGATCcgagaaagaatgaaagaaaaccaACGAAAAAAAGCGGCGCTTCCGCTAGAAATAGACCAAATAAGACTGATACTTCtcat ACCGTGGAATCAGCTGGAATCAAGTTtccagattttaaaaatagcggCGTGTCGCTTCGTTCTCAGAGAATAAAGTTGCCAAGTAGTTTAGGCCAGAAGAAAATGAAGGGTATCGAACAAATGCTCAACGAACTGCGACTAG AATTAAACCCGCCACCTACGGAGCAAATATGTCAACAATTCAACGAATTAAGAAGCGACATCGTGCTACATTACGAACTTAGAAGCGCATTATCAACGTGCGATTACGAATTACAATCGTTAAGGCATCAATACGAAGCTTTAGCTCCCGGGAAG aCGTTAACGATACCTCCCGCATTACTACCAAAAACGGAGCCCGAGGTTAAGGCGGACATAATAGACGTGGTGGGCTCGCCTAGCATGCCAACAGTCACTCACTGA
- the LOC128884442 gene encoding DNA methyltransferase 1-associated protein 1 isoform X2, translating to MHREVFALLCKDNNDVPPLFPTDTAKGYKQVRAKLGMKKVRPWKWTLFTNPARTDGAVFHHWRRVADAGKEYPFAKFNKKVPIPTYTNAEYVQHLVTNGWTRAETDHLFDLCRRFDLRFIIIKDRWDRTKFPARTVEDLKERYYQVCAALTKAKSHTDKVYIFDAEHEKRRKEQLKKLFERTPEQVEEEQMLLAELRKIEQRKKERDRKTQDLQKLITAADHQADPRKNERKPTKKSGASARNRPNKTDTSHTVESAGIKFPDFKNSGVSLRSQRIKLPSSLGQKKMKGIEQMLNELRLELNPPPTEQICQQFNELRSDIVLHYELRSALSTCDYELQSLRHQYEALAPGKTLTIPPALLPKTEPEVKADIIDVVGSPSMPTVTH from the exons ATGCATCGCGAAGTGTTTGCATTGTTGTGTAAGGACAACAACGACGTACCACCACTGTTTCCGACGGATACAGCGAAAGGATATAAACAAGTTCGAGCCAAGCTTGGTATGAAAAAAGTTAGGCCATGGAAATGGACGCTGTTCACTAATCCCGCGAGAACGGATGGCGCAGTTTTCCATCATTGGAGACGAGTCGCGGATGCAGGGAAAGAATATCCCTTTgctaaattcaataaaaaggTTCCTATTCCGACGTATACCAATGCAGAATATGTTCAACATTTGGTTACAAATGGTTGGACTAGAGCAGAGACCGATCACCTGTTCGATTTGTGTAGAAGGTTCGATCTTAGGTTTATTATAATCAAAGATAGATGGGATCGAACAAAGTTTCCTGCAAGAACTGTAGAGGATTTAAAAGAAAG GTATTATCAAGTGTGTGCTGCTTTAACCAAGGCAAAGTCTCACACCGATAAGGTTTATATATTTGATGCAGAACACGAAAAACGTAGGAAAGAACAATTAAAGAAGTTGTTCGAGAGAACGCCCGAACAAGTGGAAGAAGAACAAATGCTACTGGccgaattaagaaaaattgaacaaagaaAGAAGGAGAGGGATAGGAAAACGCAAgacttacaaaaattaataacggCAGCCGATCATCAAGCCGATCcgagaaagaatgaaagaaaaccaACGAAAAAAAGCGGCGCTTCCGCTAGAAATAGACCAAATAAGACTGATACTTCtcat ACCGTGGAATCAGCTGGAATCAAGTTtccagattttaaaaatagcggCGTGTCGCTTCGTTCTCAGAGAATAAAGTTGCCAAGTAGTTTAGGCCAGAAGAAAATGAAGGGTATCGAACAAATGCTCAACGAACTGCGACTAG AATTAAACCCGCCACCTACGGAGCAAATATGTCAACAATTCAACGAATTAAGAAGCGACATCGTGCTACATTACGAACTTAGAAGCGCATTATCAACGTGCGATTACGAATTACAATCGTTAAGGCATCAATACGAAGCTTTAGCTCCCGGGAAG aCGTTAACGATACCTCCCGCATTACTACCAAAAACGGAGCCCGAGGTTAAGGCGGACATAATAGACGTGGTGGGCTCGCCTAGCATGCCAACAGTCACTCACTGA
- the LOC128877416 gene encoding uncharacterized protein LOC128877416, with translation MDRKNFSNLRNVEKERRQQIENLMKQLRQSEIAIEGHKRKLEASKARIKVLEHELNVTKGNIAVLNEKRSHDDHLIETLSNRLKTMEMKHQDREIDMKNKEEKSERECTALRNDLQSAQLQIDRLRRRLEEREIEIDKLRDGTASSLGSLGVQRTIRTDIYVNSMNPTSPPLSFRNSWEPNEYVTLALAAEAERERLLELIIVLNRRLDKERSDVDGLSNCLRDERKKSAKLVSKLRKLETERAGNVRIDTGYKPRLLPRSSKTNDECIDAEQARFKMELLQEECLATKARLSIVQQEKASDLATYKQMLDQVRKTFQDACRGKPLATGGNRSTITM, from the exons ATGGATCGGAAGAATTTCTCCAATCTTCGTAACGTCGAGAAAGAAAGACGGCAACAAATCGAGAATTTAATGAAGCAACTTCGGCAATCCGAAATAGCCATCGAAGGTCACAAGAGGAAATTGGAAGCTTCGAAGGCTAGGATCAAAGTACTAGAACACGAACTGAATGTAACGAAAGGAAACATCGCGGTACTGAACGAGAAGAGATCTCACGACGATCATTTGATCGAGACGCTTAGC AATCGACTAAAGACGATGGAGATGAAGCACCAGGACCGCGAGAtagatatgaaaaataaagaggaGAAGAGCGAACGCGAGTGTACGGCCTTGAGGAACGACTTGCAATCCGCGCAGTTGCAAATCGATCGACTACGGAGGAGACTGGAAGAGCGGGAGATCGAGATCGATAAGCTGAG AGACGGAACTGCTTCGAGTCTCGGATCGTTAGGAGTCCAGAGGACTATTCGAACGGATATCTACGTAAATAGTATGAATCCTACCAGCCCTCCGCTTAGTTTCCGAAATTCGTGGGAACCGAACGAATACGTAACGCTGGCTCTTGCTGCCGAGGCTGAAAGGGAAAGACTGTTGGAATTAATAATCGTACTGAACAGGCGATTGGACAAGGAGAGAAGCGACGTTGACGGTCTTTCG AATTGTTTGCGCGACGAAAGGAAGAAATCGGCGAAATTGGTATCGAAGCTTCGAAAATTGGAGACAGAAAGAGCGGGGAACGTGAGGATCGATACGGGGTACAAGCCAAGGTTATTGCCTAGGTCGTCGAAGACCAACGATGAATGTATCGATGCCGAACAGGCACGGTTCAA AATGGAATTGCTCCAGGAGGAATGTCTCGCAACGAAGGCGAGATTAAGCATAGTTCAGCAGGAAAAAGCTTCGGACCTTGCGACGTACAAGCAGATGCTCGATCAAGTTAGAAAAACGTTTCAGGACGCGTGCAG GGGCAAACCATTGGCTACCGGTGGCAATCGCTCCACAATCACGATGTGA
- the LOC128881821 gene encoding uncharacterized protein LOC128881821, which translates to MSAVYPTLPNLPTRDGIDDDDLTDIDDEVFIKDGKNGSLKIDVDGGVKRPLMAPRRKCKKSYNFETYRFSNVTFYVPRCILFVTLVILLISAFTLCMYVVNLNPMPMSIMKNWLSHDFKDTSNESDIVPCTSLATKMLWTRSLPKLISESPLRSSDVNDDGVEDIIVGFSTGLDMSDTPEYVCELYFEGQIPCFGGVLALNGKTGDTLWMHWTDRAIFSVDCSLDLTNDKIKDCIICGYGGILRAIDGHDGSIVWKIPVQELSTSEDWKLSEIYDAKFIADIDGDEIGDVIASHTVQSREIHLSEILVISGINGNIIRSSILPKTEQLFSAPQKLIHPDGENIFVFVTSSQMQSGALYVVPQVNLIHGNLKLRKLHRDTGKGTSLPPILVDITLDGIEDIIVAMFNSTVIAYDGLTFEPIWNYTVANSELISIPIPGYYNDDNIPDFMVKHHTDLNLSTFYYTVATIIDGKTGMSLLEKPIENSLNRQMSGLSVTVEGFGNDWFLYWSVDCLTYEEIKEKYPSIKNETLIPEPGADLCKLNFNSTLTTNLYALSQHVGPPGISLYFSATIYRNQNEEGIPKEHENKPNIMNRKIDETYKEYMTQKKFSTIDYQNDRAGNFNKDYTWQNGNKWSQKNTQTNKDYDILYDGESNSNGEDEQSMDYSPVDEVQERRSNINRKFNDYLTNLNMENNKDTDIKSTISQKRMIGFAQDNGNNTKESTERTLVDVMQARNHNFPNTIQNKEEDATIGEIFKQDSLKNQNKERHIKTKSNIFVQLTDKSTEELQKKKEIEEVKTKAESHRMYQMYGVQKQPPTGILLPSILKSEDTTSVDLVFSTLWLPPSEIPVVLVQEDSECRKKILLEQKLQYKESDHIIKECLVERGINRKVHQQYTEKETLKISFGQMTIHRMKLECSCPEDMLPNQSCENISSHQSWSEYLGPRGNGYFNSLHKKNT; encoded by the exons ATGTCTGCTGTCTATCCAACTTTGCCTAACTTGCCTACGCGGGATGGtatcgacgacgacgatctTACAGACATCGACGACGAAGTATTCATTAAAGATGGAAAAAATGGTAGTCTAAAAATAGATGTTGATGGAGGAGTTAAACGGCCTTTAATGGCACCCcgtagaaaatgtaaaaagtcttacaattttgaaacatacAGATTTTCAAACGTAACTTTCTATGTACCTCGTTGTATTTTGTTTGTGACATTGGTAATACTATTAATAAGTGCATTTacattatgtatgtatgttgtaaatttaaatcctATGCCAATGTCAATTATGAAAAACTGGTTGTCACATGATTTTAAAGATACATCAAATGAATCCGATATAGTCCCATGTACATCTCTTGCCACAAAGATGTTATGGACCAGATCGTTACCAAAATTGATATCCGAATCTCCATTGAGAAGCAGCGACGTTAACGACGATGGAGTGGAAGACATCATTGTTGGATTTAGTACAG GTTTGGATATGTCGGATACTCCAGAATATGTCTGTGAATTATACTTCGAAGGACAAATTCCTTGCTTTGGCGGAGTCCTAGCTTTAAATGGTAAAACAGGAGATACTCTTTGGATGCACTGGACAGATCGtgcaatattttcagttgATTGTAGTTTGGATTTaacaaatgataaaattaaagattgtATTATATGTGGATACGGCGGCATACTGCGTGCAATCGATGGACACGATGGATCTATCGTTTGGAAAATACCAGTTCAGGAATTATCAACTTCGGAAGATTGGAAACTTTCTGAAATTTATGATGCTAAATTTATTGCGGATATCGATGGAGATGAAATTGGAGATGTTATCGCATCTCATACTGTACAATCAAGAGAAATTCATTTAAGTGAAATTCTTGTAATATCAGgaattaatggaaatattatacGAAGTTCAATTTTACCAAAAACAGAGCAATTATTTTCAGCTCCTCAAAAATTAATCCATCCAGatggtgaaaatatttttgtttttgtaactAGTAGTCAAATGCAATCGGGGGCATTATACGTAGTTCCTCAGGTGAATTTGATACATGGTAATTTG aaattacgaaaattgCATCGTGATACAGGTAAAGGAACTTCCTTACCTCCAATTTTGGTGGATATAACGTTAGATGGAATCGAAGATATTATCGTCGCTATGTTCAACTCTACAGTAATAGCTTACGATGGATTAACATTTGAACCTATTTGGAATTATACAGTCGCTAATTCTGAATTAATAAGTATACCTATTCCTGGATATTATAATGATGATAACATTCCAGATTTTATGGTGAAACATCATACAGACTTAAAtctttctacattttattacacagTCGCGACCATTATAGATGGAAAAACAGGAATGTCTTTACTAGAGAAACCAATAGAAAATAGTCTAAATAGACAAATGTCTGGCTTATCTGTTACTGTTGAAGGTTTTGGTAACGATTGGTTTCTATATTGGTCGGTTGATTGTTTAACttacgaagaaattaaagaaaaatatccatctataaaaaatgaaacacttATACCTGAACCGGGCGCTGATTTATGTAAACTAAATTTTAACTCTACGCTAACCACAAATTTATATGCTTTGAGTCAACACGTTGGTCCACCTGGtatatcattatatttttCGGCAACAATTTATAGAAATCAAAACGAAGAAGGAATTCCTAAAGAACATGAAAATAAACCTAATATTATGAACCGTAAAATAGATGAAACGTATAAGGAATATATGACGCAGAAAAAGTTTTCTACTATCGACTATCAAAATGATAGGGCaggcaattttaataaagattatACTTGGCAGAATGGAAATAAGTGGTCgcaaaaaaatacacaaacgAATAAAGATTACGATATCTTATATGACGGTGAGAGTAATAGTAATGGGGAAGATGAACAATCTATGGATTATTCACCGGTGGATGAAGTACAAGAACGAAGAAGTAACATTAATCGTAAATTTAATGATTATCTTACGAATCttaatatggaaaataataaagatacaGACATAAAAAGTACGATTTCGCAGAAGAGAATGATAGGTTTTGCGCAAGACAATGGAAATAACACAAAGGAATCAACTGAACGGACTCTTGTG GATGTTATGCAAGCTCGTAATCATAACTTTCCTAATActatacaaaataaagaagaagatgCTACCATaggagaaatttttaaacaagacTCGTTAAAGAATCAGAATAAGGAAAGACAtattaaaacgaaatcgaacatttttgtacaattaacAGATAAATCTACAGAagagttacaaaaaaaaaaagagatagaAGAAGTAAAGACAAAGGCCGAAAGTCATCGAATGTATCAGATGTATGGTGTGCAGAAACAACCACCAACTGGAATATTGTTACCTTCTATTCTAAAATCAGAAGATACAACTTCTGTAGATTTGGTATTTTCTACACTTTGGTTACCTCCTTCGGAGATACCTGTAGTACTGGTTCAAGAAGATTCAGAGTGTAGAAAAAAGATACTTTTAGAACAAAAACTACAGTACAAAGAAAGTGatcatattattaaagaatgttTGGTCGAGCGCGGTATTAATCGCAAAGTACACCAACaatatacagaaaaagaaactttaaaaatttcatttggacAAATGACAATACACAGAATGAAACTAGAATGTTCTTGTCCAGAGGATATGTTACCTAATCAAAgttgtgaaaatatttcctcCCATCAGAGTTGGTCCGAATATTTAGGTCCGCGCGGAAATGGATATTTCAATTCGCTTCATAagaaaaatacttaa